ATCTGTTAAAAGTCGTCCACACTCTTCTTCCATCACCCCGCCAACAACTTCTGCTCTATGATTAAACCGCTCATCTTGAAGAAGGTTCATAAGGGTTCCTGCACATCCTCCTTTAGGATCATAAGCTCCAAAAACAACGCGCTTCACTCTAGACATGATGATGCTGCCTGCACACATTGGACAAGGTTCAAGAGTAACATAAAGAGTTGCATCTTCTAATCGCCAAGAACCTGTTTTCTGACAGGCTTCATCAATAGCTAAAAGTTCAGCATGAGCAATGGAACGCTGCGCTGTTTCTCTGAGGTTATGGGCTCTTCCAACAATTTCTCCATCTATTACGACAACCGCTCCAATGGGTACTTCATGTTTTTCCTCTGCTTTCTTTGCTTCTTCTATTGCTTCTAACATGTACTGATAATCTGTTTCTTCCATCATTTCTATCCTTTCTCATGTTTTTATACGTTTGAGCCACACTATAAAGTAACATTTTATTTTAACAAGGAGCATTTTATGAATGAATTAAAAAACCCTGCTTTAATTATTATCGATATGATTAATGACTTTCAATTTGAACTAGGACAAGAACTTGCTCAACAAGCTCAAACAATCGTCCCCTATATTACAATGTTAAAAGAGATATGCTACAAAAAAGAAATTCCTGTCATCTATATTAATGACCATTATAACTTATGGCAAGCAAACCTAGATGTGATCTTAAAGAATTGCCACAATAAACGTAGCTCGCAAATCCTTCAAAAAATCAAACCAAAAGAAGACGATTTTTTTCTTATCAAACCAAAACACTCCATCTTCTACGGTACAGCCCTTAATGTTCTTCTTGAAGAGCTTTCGGTTGAGAGCTTGATTCTAACAGGGATTGCTGGAAACATATGCGTTCTTTTTTCAGCTAATGATGCCTATATGAGAAAATACCCTCTATTCATCCCTTCTGATTGTATTGCTTCAAATGTGGAGGAAGACAATATATTCGCACTTCGAATGATGAAAAATGTATTGGGGGCCTCAACTGATTGTCATCAATCCTTAATTGAACTCTTGTCATCAATTCACCCTTCATATAATAGGCTAAAGTAAGACTTATTGTATAGGAGGATAGCTATGCAAATTTATGTTGTAAAATCTGGAGATACTGTGTCTGGCATTGCTAGACAATTTAATATTTCGGCCTCAAGATTAGCAAGTGTAAACCAATTACCCGATCCAAATCGCCTTGTTGTTGGTCAGGCGATTGTTATCCCTATTGTAGGAGAGTATTATGTTGTTCAAAGAGGTGATACGTTATGGCAGATTGGTCAAAAATTCAATATTAGCTACCAGCGTTTAGCTTCTGTTAACAACATACCCGTAACAAGACCACTTACAGTTGGTACACGCCTTTATATTCCCCCTGCTCCAAAGCGTGAAGGAGAATTCTATGGGTACGTTGACTCAAGTCGTCGTACAATTACTGCCGATGTAGAAAGACAAATTAACGATAGTGCAAGAGCATTATCGTACATAGGTCCTTCAAGTTTTGAAGCAAAACGAGATGGTTCTCTGAGTGCCCCTAATCTAAATAACTTTAGGTCTATTGCTGAAAACAATCGGCTTATTTATTCAATGGTCATCACTAACATTGAAGAAGGAGCTTTCAATGAAGAATTAGGCCATATTCTACTAACAAATACAGCTGTTCAAAATACACTCCTAAATAATATTGTGACAACTGCAAAAGCTAACAACTTCCGTGACATTCATTTTGACTTTGAGTTTCTCCGCGCAGAAGACAGAGAAGCTTATAATAATTTTTTAAGAAAAGCAAGAGATCGATTTAAGCAAGAAGGGTGGTTAATTTCCACAGCACTTGCTCCGAAAACAAGTGCTACTCAACAAGGGCAATGGTATGAAGCACATGATTATAAAGCACATGGAGAAATTGTAGACTTTGTCGTATTAATGACTTATGAGTGGGGATATAGTGGGGGCCCACCACTTGCTGTGTCTCCTATTAATCAAGTCCAAAAAGTAATTGAATATGCTGTAACTGAAATACCGGCTTCTAAAATATTAATGGGACAAAATTTATATGGATATGATTGGACCCTTCCATACAAGCAGGGAAATCCACCTGCTAAAGCCTATAGCGCTCAAAGAGCTTTGGAAATTGCTTATCAATATAATACATCGATTCAATATAGCACTACTTCCCAAGCCCCTTATTATAATTATAGAGATGAACAAAACAAGGAACATGTTGTTTGGTTTGAAGACGCTCGGTCCATTCAACGTAAATTTGATTTGGTCAAACAGTTTGAATTACGTGGTGTTGCCTATTGGAAGTTAGGACTTCCTTTCCCACAAAACTGGCTTCTCATTCTAAAAAACTTCAATGTCAGAAAATTTGACTCTCAATCTTAAAAGCAATCTTAGTTCTTTTATTCTCTCTTATTAGAGTCTTCCTGTGGTACAATATCCTTTGCGTGTTCATACGACATCCCTATTCCCTCATAGGGGAAAGGCTATATATACAGGAGGACTCTATTATGAATTCTACTCCCTTCATTGCTGTTGAGGGACCTATAGGTGTAGGAAAAACTTCACTTTCCCATAGATTAGCAACATACCTACAGTTTCATTTACTACGAGAAATTGTTGAAGAAAACCCTTTTCTCAAAGATTTTTATCAAAATATTGATGAGTGGAGCTTTCAAACAGAAATGTTCTTTCTATGTAATCGTTATAAACAATTAGAAGATGTTGAAGCCCGCTTTCTTACAAAACAAAAACCTGTTGTTGCAGACTATCATGTTTTGAAAAACATAGTGTTTGCTAAACGAACGTTACACATGAAACATTATAATAAATATGAACGTGTTTATAAGGTGTTAACTGAAGACTTACCAATGCCTAATATTATTGTTTATTTAAATGCTAGTTTAGAGACATTACTAAAAAGAATCTCTAAACGTGGACGTGATATTGAGCAAGACATAAACCACACATACCTTCTTAATTTAAAAGAGGATTACGAAAAAATGTTTGTACAATTTAAACAAGAACACCCTCACATTCCTGTACTTGAGTTTGATGGTGATAAAATTGATTTTGTAAATCGGGAAGAAGATTTTCAACACATTATTGATATTCTTAAGCCTGCATTGTTAAAGGAGTTTCCAAATGAATTTAAACGCTAAATATAACATTCCAAAAGATGCTGTTATTACTGTAGCTGGAACTGTCGGAATAGGAAAATCAACATTCACAAAAGTATTAGCAGAAGCATTAGATTTTCAAACTTCTTTTGAGAAAGTAGAAAACAATCCATACTTAGATTCTTTTTATCATGATTTTGAACGTTGGAGTTTTCATCTGCAAATTTATTTTTTAGCAGAGCGCTTTAAAGAACAAAAGAAAATGTTTGAACATGGCGGTGGCTTTGTTCAAGATCGTTCTATTTATGAAGACACTGGGATATTTGCTAGGATGCATTATGAAAAGGGTACAATGAGTCCTGTTGATTATGAAACATACAGAAGCTTGTTTGATGCAATGGTCTTAACACCTTATTTTCCTAAACCTACGCTTCTTATCTATTTAGAAGGAGATCTGGAACAGATTATTCAGCGAATTCGAAAACGAGGACGAGCAATGGAACAAGAAACTCCCTTATCCTATTGGGAAGAAATGCACGCTCGCTATGAAAATTGGATCAATTCATTTAACGCTTGCCCTGTGCTTCGTTTAAATATTTCAGACTATGATTTATTGGAAGATCCAACTTCTATTGAAAACATTATAAAGAAAATATCTCAAACTATAAATAATCATTAAAAAAAGACAAAGCATCCTGATACTTGATAGGATGCTTTATCTTTTTATCCCTTTAATATACAAAAAACTCGTTACATTATATGTAACGAGTTCCAATCTCCAATTTATATGCGCTATCTTTAATTTGTAATAATGGAGGAGGAAGGGGGATTCGAACCCCCGCGGGTTTTGACACCCCTGTCGGTTTTCAAGACCGATCCCTTCAGCCGGACTTGGGTATTCCTCCGTCTCGACAAGAATAACTATATCATCATTTTCTACATTCGTCAACAATTTTATACAATTTTTTTATATTTTTTTAGAAAAATACTAATTTATACCTTCCTTATAAAAGATAACTCTAGTCTATCTTTTTATTCTAAAAAAGAGACAAGAAAATAGTTAGTTATTCTTGCCTCTTTTCTTAGAAATTATTTAATCACAGATCGATTTCCCATGTATGGACGTAACACTTCTGGAATTATAATAGAACCATCTTCTTGTTGATAATTTTCTAAAATAGCTGCAACAGTACGCCCAATTGCAAGACCAGATCCATTTAGCGTATGCACATGCTCAGGTCTTCCGTTTGTTTCGCGACGGAAACGAATATTTGCACGACGTGCTTGGAAACCTTCAAAGTTTGAACAAGAAGAGATTTCACGATATGTTCCATAGCTTGGTAACCATACTTCAATATCATACTTTTTAGCTGCTGTGAAACCTAGATCACCTGTACACATGCTCATAACGCGATATGGAAGACCTAGAAGCTGAAGTACCTTTTCAGCATGACCTGTTAATTTTTCGAGTTCTTCATAAGAATCTTCAGGTTTAACAAAACGAACAAGTTCTACTTTATTGAATTGATGTTGACGGATAAGACCACGTGTATCACGCCCTGCAGAACCTGCTTCAGAACGGAAGCATGTGCTATATGCAGCATAGCTTACTGGGAGCTGATCTCCTTTTAAGATCTCATCGCGATGAAGATTAGTGACAGGAACCTCTGAGGTCGGAATTAAGAAATAATCTTCCTTCTCGATTAGAAATGCATCTTCTTCAAACTTTGGAAGCTGTCCTGTTCCTGTCATGCTTGCTCTATTCACCATGTATGGAGGTAAGATTTCTTCATATCCATGCTCATCAATATGAAGGTTCAACATAAAGTTAATTAACGCTCGCTCAAGTCTTGCTCCAAGTCCTTTATAAAATACAAAACGACTTCCAGTTACTTTAGCAGCACGCTCAAAATCTAATAATTCTAAGTCTGTTGCTAAATCCCAATGTGGTTTTGCCTCAAATGCAAACTGCGGAACTTCCCCCCACGCTCTTACTTCTACATTATCGTCTTCTGTTTCTCCAACTGGCACAGTTTCATGTGGAACATTTGGAATAGAAAGAAGAAGTTGTTGAAGTCTCTCTTCAACAGAACGTAATTCTTCATCAAGAGCTTTTACTTTATCTCCTACTTCTCGCATTTCTGCAATAAGATGATCCGCATCTTTCTTCTCTCTCTTTAGCACTGCTACTTGCTGTGATACTTCGTTTCTCTTACTTTTAAGCTCTTCCGTTTGAGCAATAAGCTCACGACGCTTGCTATCTAATTCTTCAAATGCTCCAAGATCTGTTAAATCTTCTCCTCGATGTTGAAGCTTTTCTTTCACTTCTTGAAAATTTTTGCGTAAAAATTTTAAATCTAACATGTTTTTAACTCCTTTACATTAATAATTAAGGCAAATAAAAAACTCTCGTCCCTTACATTATATGTAAGGGACGAGAGTTACCCGCGTTGCCACCCTAGTTGAAAGAGACTGATGTCTCTTACCACTTTATAAAATAACGGTTTAACACCGCAATTGCCTACTGCATTGTTCAACAATTCACTCCAGGATGGATTCATAAGCTTTATCTACTAGTTTGCACCAACCACTAGCTCTCTTAAAGATAAGAGTCTTATTACTATTTCCCTTCAACGTGCTAGCTATATTCAACTTATACATCATAATGTACTATAAGTTTTAACTTGTTGCAATGCTTTTATACTGTCTCTTTTGAAGATGCTTCCACCATTTGTACAAAATGCTGTGCAAGGCGATAATCATCTGTTAACTCTGGATGGAAAGAACAGCCTAGGAATGAACCTTGCTGAGCTGCTACAATTCGGTCTCCATGCATTGCTAACACTTCAACATCTTGTCCAACTTCCACAATATGTGGAGCACGGATAAAGACTCCAATAAAGTCTTCTCCAACACCTTTAATAGATAATGCAGCTTCAAAGCTCTCCCTTTGACGTCCAAAAGAATTGCGTTCCACTTTAATATCCATCACTCCTAGGTGTGGTTCACTATAACCAACAAGATCACTAGCTAATAAGATCAAGCCAGCACATGTGCCAAACATAGGTTT
The window above is part of the Priestia filamentosa genome. Proteins encoded here:
- a CDS encoding isochorismatase family cysteine hydrolase, giving the protein MNELKNPALIIIDMINDFQFELGQELAQQAQTIVPYITMLKEICYKKEIPVIYINDHYNLWQANLDVILKNCHNKRSSQILQKIKPKEDDFFLIKPKHSIFYGTALNVLLEELSVESLILTGIAGNICVLFSANDAYMRKYPLFIPSDCIASNVEEDNIFALRMMKNVLGASTDCHQSLIELLSSIHPSYNRLK
- a CDS encoding deoxynucleoside kinase codes for the protein MNSTPFIAVEGPIGVGKTSLSHRLATYLQFHLLREIVEENPFLKDFYQNIDEWSFQTEMFFLCNRYKQLEDVEARFLTKQKPVVADYHVLKNIVFAKRTLHMKHYNKYERVYKVLTEDLPMPNIIVYLNASLETLLKRISKRGRDIEQDINHTYLLNLKEDYEKMFVQFKQEHPHIPVLEFDGDKIDFVNREEDFQHIIDILKPALLKEFPNEFKR
- the pdxT gene encoding pyridoxal 5'-phosphate synthase glutaminase subunit PdxT yields the protein MTTIGILALQGAVREHAKAFERAGAEVVLVKKVEQLESIDGLVLPGGESTTMRRLIDKYGFMEPLKAFAAQKKPMFGTCAGLILLASDLVGYSEPHLGVMDIKVERNSFGRQRESFEAALSIKGVGEDFIGVFIRAPHIVEVGQDVEVLAMHGDRIVAAQQGSFLGCSFHPELTDDYRLAQHFVQMVEASSKETV
- the tadA gene encoding tRNA adenosine(34) deaminase TadA — its product is MEETDYQYMLEAIEEAKKAEEKHEVPIGAVVVIDGEIVGRAHNLRETAQRSIAHAELLAIDEACQKTGSWRLEDATLYVTLEPCPMCAGSIIMSRVKRVVFGAYDPKGGCAGTLMNLLQDERFNHRAEVVGGVMEEECGRLLTDFFRSLRAKQKASKKTHS
- the serS gene encoding serine--tRNA ligase, which codes for MLDLKFLRKNFQEVKEKLQHRGEDLTDLGAFEELDSKRRELIAQTEELKSKRNEVSQQVAVLKREKKDADHLIAEMREVGDKVKALDEELRSVEERLQQLLLSIPNVPHETVPVGETEDDNVEVRAWGEVPQFAFEAKPHWDLATDLELLDFERAAKVTGSRFVFYKGLGARLERALINFMLNLHIDEHGYEEILPPYMVNRASMTGTGQLPKFEEDAFLIEKEDYFLIPTSEVPVTNLHRDEILKGDQLPVSYAAYSTCFRSEAGSAGRDTRGLIRQHQFNKVELVRFVKPEDSYEELEKLTGHAEKVLQLLGLPYRVMSMCTGDLGFTAAKKYDIEVWLPSYGTYREISSCSNFEGFQARRANIRFRRETNGRPEHVHTLNGSGLAIGRTVAAILENYQQEDGSIIIPEVLRPYMGNRSVIK
- a CDS encoding deoxynucleoside kinase, which encodes MNLNAKYNIPKDAVITVAGTVGIGKSTFTKVLAEALDFQTSFEKVENNPYLDSFYHDFERWSFHLQIYFLAERFKEQKKMFEHGGGFVQDRSIYEDTGIFARMHYEKGTMSPVDYETYRSLFDAMVLTPYFPKPTLLIYLEGDLEQIIQRIRKRGRAMEQETPLSYWEEMHARYENWINSFNACPVLRLNISDYDLLEDPTSIENIIKKISQTINNH
- a CDS encoding glycoside hydrolase family 18 protein, whose translation is MQIYVVKSGDTVSGIARQFNISASRLASVNQLPDPNRLVVGQAIVIPIVGEYYVVQRGDTLWQIGQKFNISYQRLASVNNIPVTRPLTVGTRLYIPPAPKREGEFYGYVDSSRRTITADVERQINDSARALSYIGPSSFEAKRDGSLSAPNLNNFRSIAENNRLIYSMVITNIEEGAFNEELGHILLTNTAVQNTLLNNIVTTAKANNFRDIHFDFEFLRAEDREAYNNFLRKARDRFKQEGWLISTALAPKTSATQQGQWYEAHDYKAHGEIVDFVVLMTYEWGYSGGPPLAVSPINQVQKVIEYAVTEIPASKILMGQNLYGYDWTLPYKQGNPPAKAYSAQRALEIAYQYNTSIQYSTTSQAPYYNYRDEQNKEHVVWFEDARSIQRKFDLVKQFELRGVAYWKLGLPFPQNWLLILKNFNVRKFDSQS